A genomic stretch from Arachis stenosperma cultivar V10309 chromosome 3, arast.V10309.gnm1.PFL2, whole genome shotgun sequence includes:
- the LOC130966966 gene encoding protein SHORT INTERNODES-like produces MKDGFRVTIVPKSLELWNHHHQPEHDLIPQARPLFHQDLYSFVAALGVGPTTVSDDQSPSKSAFLVTASVVGSRAASGAGGISCQDCGNQAKKNCPHMRCRTCCKSRGFDCQTHVKSTWVPASKHRERQHQLASIQQQQLFAADVPKCQRDHACGGESMVTIAIATTAVGWVTWIRIVTKEEVNVKACMAVMVDANLL; encoded by the exons ATGAAAGATGGGTTCCGTGTGACAATAGTACCCAAATC CTTGGAGCTGTGGAACCATCATCATCAACCGGAACACGacctcatacctcaagcaaggCCTCTCTTCCACCAAGATCTTTACAGCTTCGTGGCTGCTCTAGGAGTGGGTCCAACCACCGTGTCCGACGATCAGTCACCCTCGAAATCGGCCTTCCTAGTGACGGCGTCGGTTGTGGGGAGCAGAGCAGCAAGTGGAGCAGGTGGGATTAGTTGCCAGGACTGCGGGAACCAGGCGAAGAAAAATTGCCCTCACATGCGGTGCAGGACATGCTGTAAGAGCCGTGGCTTCGATTGCCAAACCCATGTGAAGAGCACTTGGGTTCCCGCTTCCAAGCATCGCGAGAGGCAGCACCAACTCGCCTCTATTCAACAACAACAGCTTTTTGCTGCTGATGTTCCCAAGTGCCAAAGAGATCATGCCTG TGGTGGCGAGAGCATGGTGACAATTGCGATTGCTACAACTGCAGTGGGATGGGTCACATGGATTAGAATTGTAACAAAGGAGGAAGTGAATGTGAAGGCATGCATGGCAGTGATGGTAGATGCAAATCTGTTATAA